The sequence CGGGATTGAGCCGGAGGACATGAACCGGTTGTTTAACGCGTATTTCAGCACCAAAGGAACAACCGGGACTGGGATGGGGTTATTTCTGGCGCAGGAAGTGATCAAAGCGCACGGGGGGACCATCCACGTCGAGAGCGAAGTCGGGAAAGGAACCACTTTTACCATCCGTTTGCCGATTCGTTAGGAAAATACCAACCCATTGATTGTTTCAGCCTGACGGGCAGGGGTCCCTTTGGTATAGTTTGATTGCGCTATGCCTCCTGCCAGATTTATTGAAGTTGTTTTCCCTCTACCGCTCAACCGGGCGTTTCATTACCGGGTTCCAGCCAACGGTCCGGCGGATCCCGGCTTGGGCGCGCGCGTGCTGGCGCCGTTTGGGAAAAAGAAGAATCTTGTCGGATACGTTATCGGGAAAACCAATGAAACGCCTCCCTTCCCGACGAAAGAAATACTCACCTGCCTGGATCCGGAACCTTTCATCGATGAAACGCTGATTGAACTGGCGCGCTGGTTGTCCGAGCGTTACCTGTGTTCCCTGGGAGAGGCGCTGGCCTGCCTGGTTCCGCCGCATCTGTCGCCGCCCAAACGGCCGCCACGCGAATCCGCTGCCGATTCCATGCCCGGGCGGCCAGCCGGCCGCCCCTCCGATGCATTTCATCTGAGCGCCGAACAACAGCATGCGCTCAACACGTTGGAAGCCGCGGTGGATTCGAAGCAGTTCCACCCTTTTTTGCTCCGCGGCATCACCGATTCCGGTAAGACCGAGATCTACGTCCGCACGATCGAGCGGGCCTTGAAGCAGGGACGGCAGGCGATTTTCCTTCTGCCGGAGATCGCCTTGACACCGCCTTTTATTGAGAAACTTCAGGCGCGCTTTCCCGGTCAGGGTGTTGCTCTGTGGCACAGCGGGATTACCGCTTCCGAGCGCTACCGGATCTGGTGTGGTGTGCGGCAGGGAGTGGTTCACGTGCTCCTGGGCGCGCGCTCCGCGGTATTTGCTCCCTTCCCGAAGCTGGGGGTGATCGTGATGGACGAGGAGCATGAACCGACCTATAAGCAAGAGGACCGGCCCCGCTATCATACGCGCGAGGTGGCGCTGGAGCGCGCGCGCCGGACGCAATCCGTCCTGATTATGGGCAGCGCCACGCCGAGTTTGGAGTCTTATTGGAGCGCGAAGCAGGGTGTCTATCAGCTGTTGGAGCTCACCTCACGGGTGGAAGAGCGTTCGTTGCCGCCGGTCACACTGATCGATCGGCGAACGGCTCCTGTTGAGCCGGGCAAGTCTCGCCCACGTCGCGGCACTCTGGATTTTTCGATTTTTTCGGAACCCTTAAAGCTGGCCAT comes from Elusimicrobiota bacterium and encodes:
- a CDS encoding ATP-binding protein, which codes for GIEPEDMNRLFNAYFSTKGTTGTGMGLFLAQEVIKAHGGTIHVESEVGKGTTFTIRLPIR